In one Mycobacteriales bacterium genomic region, the following are encoded:
- a CDS encoding FAD-dependent oxidoreductase, with protein MTRPADSARIAIMTVDDDPGVSRAVARDLRRKYGETHRIVRAESGASALDALREMKLRGDLVAVILADYRMPNMNGIEFLERAMDVYPGAKRVLLTAYADTGAAIDAINVVDLDHYLLKPWDPPEEKLYPVVDGLLDAWLDADYRPVPEIKMVGHRWSRRSSEVREFLARNQVPYRWYSSDEPEGERLLAAAGADGLTLPVVITPEGDALVEPSDADLAAHVGLATTPSKDFYDLVVIGGGPAGLGAAVYGASEGLRTVLVERLATGGQAGQSSRIENYLGFPDGVSGAQLTDRARRQAVRFGAEVLTTRDVVGLDVKGSARSVRFADGDAIDAHSVILATGVAYRQLAASGLDDLTGRGVFYGSALTEAAGCLGQDVYIVGGANSAGQSAVFLARGAKSVTILVRGRSLERSMSHYLIKQIEDVPEITVRTCTEVVQAHGADHLERLTLHDTATGATEMVDAQWLFVFIGAAPLTDWLDGVVIRDERGFVVAGPDLAVEGRLPRGWDLDRAPYHLETSVPGVFVAGDARAESAKRVASAVGEGAMAVMLVHRYLERL; from the coding sequence ATGACCCGGCCGGCAGACAGCGCGCGGATCGCGATCATGACCGTCGACGACGACCCCGGGGTGTCGCGCGCCGTCGCCCGGGACCTCCGGCGCAAGTACGGAGAGACGCACCGGATCGTGCGTGCCGAGTCCGGTGCCTCCGCGCTGGACGCACTCCGGGAGATGAAGCTCCGCGGCGACCTGGTGGCCGTGATCCTCGCGGACTACCGCATGCCGAACATGAACGGAATCGAGTTCCTCGAGCGTGCGATGGACGTCTATCCGGGCGCCAAGCGCGTCCTGCTGACGGCGTACGCCGACACCGGCGCGGCCATCGACGCCATCAACGTCGTCGATCTCGATCACTACCTGCTCAAGCCGTGGGACCCGCCGGAGGAGAAGCTCTACCCGGTGGTCGACGGTCTGCTCGACGCGTGGCTCGACGCGGACTACCGGCCGGTCCCGGAGATCAAGATGGTCGGCCACCGGTGGTCGCGCCGATCCTCCGAGGTCCGCGAGTTCCTCGCCCGCAACCAGGTGCCCTATCGCTGGTACTCGTCGGACGAACCCGAGGGCGAACGCCTCCTTGCCGCCGCCGGCGCCGACGGGCTCACGCTGCCGGTCGTGATCACCCCCGAGGGTGACGCGCTGGTGGAGCCGAGCGACGCCGATCTCGCCGCCCACGTCGGCCTCGCGACCACTCCCTCGAAGGATTTCTACGACCTCGTCGTCATCGGCGGCGGCCCGGCCGGCCTCGGCGCAGCGGTCTACGGCGCGTCGGAGGGACTCCGCACCGTCCTGGTCGAGCGGCTGGCCACCGGCGGACAAGCGGGACAGAGCTCGCGGATCGAAAACTACCTGGGCTTCCCGGACGGCGTGTCCGGCGCACAGCTGACCGACCGGGCCCGGCGCCAGGCGGTCCGGTTCGGTGCGGAGGTCCTCACGACCCGCGACGTCGTCGGGCTCGACGTCAAGGGCTCCGCCCGCAGCGTCCGCTTCGCCGACGGCGACGCGATCGACGCCCACTCGGTCATCCTGGCGACAGGAGTCGCCTACCGACAGTTGGCCGCGTCCGGGCTCGACGACCTGACCGGCCGCGGGGTGTTCTACGGATCGGCGCTGACCGAGGCGGCCGGCTGCCTCGGCCAGGACGTCTACATCGTCGGCGGCGCAAACTCCGCCGGGCAGTCCGCGGTCTTCCTGGCCCGCGGAGCCAAGTCCGTGACGATCCTGGTGCGGGGCCGGTCCCTCGAGCGGTCCATGTCCCATTACCTGATCAAGCAGATCGAGGACGTCCCGGAGATCACCGTCCGCACCTGCACCGAGGTCGTGCAGGCGCACGGCGCGGATCACCTGGAGCGCTTGACCCTCCACGACACCGCCACCGGCGCCACCGAGATGGTCGACGCCCAATGGCTGTTCGTCTTCATCGGCGCCGCCCCGCTCACCGACTGGCTGGACGGAGTGGTCATTCGCGACGAGCGCGGCTTCGTCGTGGCGGGGCCCGACCTGGCCGTCGAGGGCCGGTTGCCCCGGGGATGGGACCTGGACCGGGCGCCGTACCACCTTGAAACCAGCGTGCCCGGAGTGTTCGTGGCCGGCGACGCCCGGGCCGAGTCGGCCAAGCGGGTCGCCTCGGCGGTCGGGGAAGGCGCGATGGCTGTGATGCTTGTGCACCGATACCTGGAGAGGCTATGA